From the genome of Methylocystis bryophila, one region includes:
- a CDS encoding ATP-binding protein: MRTFLGEREGRPKLFRTAISVCAATLVALGLLASAKGLYERRIQELQKSIEAQLQSIAKLKARQISVWRRERLADARVLQANRPLIAAARRWLEAVASLREMQETHGYLKEVSRNYKFSGFVLLDPDGQRIDWSKHKGNGRRNVDDTALVKDSLLRHEPELSDIHAVPGARDPFLSLAIPIFHKNTPVGAIVFLIDARDDLLPMAEAWPLPTEGAETLIVRRENDAVLFLSDSKFRADAAMHLRIPLTEINAPAVQAALGRQGEIDGRDDDRGVPVLAAGERVPDTPWVLITKIDAEQALGQARQQARLELAGLLIMLSASALVFSGVADAKKRRHEKELAQREAFERSILDNAGAAIVAATEDGIIRLFNPEAERLTGYAAAEMIDKQTPERYHDVDEIAARAKALSTQIGEIVEPGFPVFVAMARHAKSEPGEWTFVQKNGRRVPVVMTITASRDGTGAVTGFLALARDISERRAMELALQAEHARLQESFRLLAVAKKAAEAANSAKGEFLANMSHEIRTPMNSVLGAAQLLRAESLSVEQTELVTQILEAGRTLLGVINDILDFSKVEAGQLRIDRQPFALEETLARVGSLLGNAAHAKDLSLHIECAPELHSAVLMGDALRLEQILINLVGNAVKFTARGDVWLRVTALTLTSSAARLRFEVQDTGVGIDAEKASRLFEPFIQADSAITRRFGGTGLGLSISKRLVELMGGAIGAEGAVGKGSTFWFELPFDLQPEGSLAAQASPQHANVGPRLSGLRCLVADDIPMNRVVIKQMLAREGAQATLAVDGQQALQYLQAEPKAFDAVLMDVQMPVMDGLSATRAIRGELGLTELPVIALTAGVLPEQRQQTDEAGCTDFLRKPVDLEELVAMLLRIAAPRCREK; the protein is encoded by the coding sequence GTGAGGACCTTCCTCGGCGAGCGCGAAGGGCGCCCGAAGCTCTTTCGTACGGCGATAAGCGTCTGCGCCGCGACGCTCGTGGCGCTCGGACTTCTCGCCAGTGCCAAGGGACTCTACGAGCGTCGGATACAGGAATTACAAAAGTCGATTGAAGCGCAGCTTCAGAGCATCGCCAAGCTGAAGGCAAGGCAGATTTCCGTCTGGCGCAGGGAGCGTCTGGCTGACGCAAGGGTTCTGCAGGCGAACAGACCGTTGATCGCGGCGGCCAGGCGATGGCTGGAGGCAGTCGCCTCGCTGCGCGAAATGCAAGAAACTCACGGTTACTTGAAGGAAGTTAGTCGAAACTATAAATTTTCGGGCTTCGTTCTGTTGGATCCGGACGGTCAGCGCATCGACTGGTCGAAGCACAAGGGCAACGGACGGCGGAACGTTGACGATACGGCCCTCGTAAAAGATTCGCTGCTGCGCCATGAGCCCGAGCTGAGCGACATTCACGCGGTTCCTGGAGCGCGCGACCCTTTCTTGTCCCTGGCGATCCCGATTTTTCACAAGAATACGCCCGTTGGGGCGATCGTTTTTTTGATCGACGCGCGCGATGATTTGTTGCCGATGGCGGAGGCTTGGCCTCTTCCGACCGAAGGCGCCGAAACCTTGATCGTTCGGCGGGAGAACGATGCGGTGCTGTTCCTCAGCGACTCGAAATTTCGCGCCGACGCCGCGATGCATTTGCGAATTCCTTTGACCGAGATCAACGCGCCGGCAGTTCAGGCCGCGCTCGGGCGTCAGGGCGAAATCGACGGTCGCGATGATGATCGGGGCGTTCCCGTTCTTGCTGCAGGCGAGCGGGTGCCCGACACGCCCTGGGTTTTGATCACGAAGATTGACGCTGAACAGGCGCTGGGCCAAGCGCGCCAACAGGCGCGGCTGGAGCTGGCGGGGCTGTTGATCATGCTCTCGGCTTCGGCGCTCGTGTTCAGCGGCGTAGCCGACGCAAAGAAAAGACGGCACGAAAAAGAGCTGGCGCAGCGGGAAGCGTTTGAGCGCTCCATTCTCGATAACGCAGGCGCAGCGATCGTCGCGGCTACCGAAGATGGAATCATTCGGCTCTTCAATCCCGAAGCCGAGCGGCTGACCGGTTACGCCGCAGCGGAGATGATCGATAAGCAAACGCCCGAACGCTACCACGACGTCGACGAAATCGCGGCCCGGGCGAAGGCGCTGTCGACGCAAATTGGCGAGATTGTCGAGCCGGGCTTCCCCGTGTTTGTCGCGATGGCGCGTCACGCAAAATCGGAGCCCGGCGAGTGGACCTTTGTGCAAAAGAACGGCCGGCGGGTGCCGGTCGTCATGACCATCACCGCTTCTCGCGACGGGACTGGCGCCGTAACGGGCTTCTTGGCCTTGGCGCGAGACATTTCGGAGCGCAGGGCGATGGAGCTGGCGCTGCAGGCGGAGCATGCGCGCCTGCAGGAGTCTTTCCGCTTGCTCGCGGTCGCGAAGAAAGCGGCGGAGGCGGCGAATAGCGCGAAGGGCGAATTTTTGGCGAATATGAGCCACGAGATTCGAACGCCCATGAACAGCGTTCTCGGCGCCGCCCAGTTGCTGCGCGCCGAGTCCCTGTCGGTCGAGCAGACCGAATTGGTGACTCAAATCCTCGAGGCTGGGCGCACGCTGCTGGGCGTCATCAACGACATCCTCGACTTTTCGAAAGTCGAGGCCGGCCAACTGCGGATCGACCGGCAACCCTTCGCTCTGGAGGAGACTCTGGCGCGGGTCGGCAGCCTCTTGGGAAACGCCGCCCACGCCAAAGATTTGAGCCTGCATATCGAGTGCGCGCCTGAGCTGCACAGCGCGGTCCTTATGGGCGACGCTCTTCGGCTGGAGCAGATTCTGATCAATTTGGTGGGCAACGCGGTCAAGTTCACAGCTCGAGGCGATGTTTGGCTGCGCGTCACGGCGCTGACGCTGACCTCCTCGGCCGCGCGCCTGCGGTTCGAGGTTCAAGACACCGGCGTCGGGATCGATGCGGAAAAGGCGTCTCGCCTCTTCGAGCCCTTCATCCAGGCCGATAGCGCGATCACCCGCCGTTTTGGCGGCACGGGGTTGGGGCTATCCATCAGCAAACGTCTGGTCGAGCTCATGGGCGGCGCCATAGGCGCGGAGGGCGCCGTCGGAAAAGGCAGCACCTTTTGGTTTGAGCTTCCTTTCGATCTGCAACCGGAAGGAAGCCTCGCCGCGCAGGCCAGCCCTCAGCACGCCAATGTGGGGCCGCGGTTGTCAGGATTGCGCTGCCTGGTGGCGGACGACATCCCCATGAATCGCGTGGTCATCAAGCAGATGTTGGCACGGGAAGGCGCACAGGCCACGCTGGCCGTGGATGGACAGCAAGCCTTGCAGTATCTGCAAGCCGAGCCAAAGGCCTTCGACGCGGTTCTCATGGACGTTCAAATGCCGGTGATGGATGGCCTCTCTGCAACGCGCGCGATCAGGGGCGAGCTCGGATTGACGGAACTTCCCGTCATCGCCTTGACAGCCGGCGTGTTGCCCGAGCAGCGCCAACAAACCGATGAGGCCGGCTGTACCGATTTTCTCAGAAAGCCCGTCGATCTCGAAGAGTTGGTGGCGATGCTGCTTCGCATCGCTGCGCCTCGCTGCCGAGAGAAATAG
- a CDS encoding DUF4331 family protein — translation MSNHFTGLSLGPPLGDQRLDLCDLYAFQSPSDTSRTVIILNANPNADALHPEAIYRINIDTDGDLQTDVALSFVFSKPQDGLQTFSVFLARGAQAREAEAVGEKIVTDAKVSFGETPNIVTAGDYTFFAGSRSDAFFFDFDGIKNLFDIRGKRNFTEPHLTGKSPWTGVDSNTQANVFSIAVELPTRELDPKPEIRIWGRCSLRENGALNHVDRAGHPSVSSFFNTDDTKLEYNASEPVNDRSRWLEQFVHLMGHTGNYSREEAIAAIDKERTLPDVLSFDPSKPAKYPNGRIFTDDVIDYRLAFLTKGECPASGLKPHADTLNEFPYLGAPHPRK, via the coding sequence ATGTCGAATCATTTCACCGGTCTGAGCCTGGGTCCACCCCTCGGCGATCAGAGGCTGGATCTTTGCGATCTCTATGCTTTCCAGTCGCCGAGCGACACGTCTCGAACCGTAATCATCCTCAACGCCAATCCCAACGCCGACGCCCTCCACCCCGAGGCCATTTACCGGATCAACATCGACACGGACGGCGACTTGCAGACCGATGTCGCGCTGAGCTTCGTCTTCTCGAAGCCACAGGACGGCCTGCAGACGTTCAGCGTGTTTCTGGCGAGGGGCGCGCAGGCCCGTGAGGCTGAAGCGGTCGGAGAAAAGATTGTCACGGACGCGAAAGTTTCATTCGGCGAGACGCCCAACATCGTGACGGCCGGCGATTACACATTCTTCGCCGGCAGTCGCAGCGACGCCTTCTTCTTTGATTTCGACGGCATCAAAAATCTGTTCGACATCCGGGGAAAACGCAATTTCACCGAGCCGCACCTCACCGGCAAGTCGCCGTGGACGGGGGTCGATTCGAACACGCAAGCCAATGTGTTTTCGATCGCCGTCGAGCTGCCGACGCGCGAGCTCGACCCCAAGCCCGAAATTCGCATCTGGGGGCGCTGCAGCTTGCGGGAAAACGGCGCCTTGAACCATGTCGACCGCGCCGGCCACCCGAGCGTCAGCAGCTTCTTCAACACCGACGACACCAAGCTTGAATACAACGCCAGCGAGCCGGTTAACGATCGAAGCCGCTGGCTTGAGCAATTCGTGCATCTGATGGGGCACACGGGGAACTATTCGCGCGAAGAGGCTATCGCCGCGATCGATAAGGAGCGGACGCTCCCCGACGTGCTGAGCTTCGATCCCTCGAAGCCGGCTAAATATCCCAACGGCCGCATCTTCACCGACGATGTGATCGATTATCGCCTCGCCTTTCTGACCAAGGGCGAATGTCCCGCGAGCGGGCTGAAGCCGCACGCCGACACGCTCAACGAGTTTCCCTATCTCGGCGCCCCGCATCCGAGGAAGTAG
- a CDS encoding type II toxin-antitoxin system RatA family toxin: MKRFRDRRHVPYAAAEMFRLVSDVESYPKFVPLCEGMRVRRRTPLEHGIEIIVAEMQVGFKAICERYTSRVTCDSPKLEVRVEYIDGPFKRLESRWTFRDEEPNASGSKRSCVDFSIAYEFKSAALGLLMGAVFDKAFHKYADAFVERAGKVYGRAAGSLRSLS; the protein is encoded by the coding sequence ATGAAAAGATTCAGAGATCGCCGCCACGTGCCCTATGCTGCGGCGGAAATGTTCAGACTCGTCAGCGACGTCGAGTCCTATCCGAAGTTCGTCCCGCTTTGTGAGGGCATGCGCGTGCGCCGGCGGACGCCGCTCGAGCACGGAATCGAGATCATCGTCGCCGAGATGCAGGTGGGCTTCAAGGCGATTTGCGAGCGCTACACGAGCCGGGTCACTTGCGACTCGCCTAAGCTCGAGGTGCGGGTCGAATATATCGACGGCCCATTCAAGCGGCTCGAGAGCCGCTGGACCTTCCGCGACGAGGAGCCGAACGCTTCGGGGAGCAAGCGCTCCTGCGTGGACTTCTCCATCGCCTATGAATTCAAGAGCGCGGCGCTGGGGCTCTTGATGGGGGCGGTCTTTGACAAGGCGTTTCACAAATACGCCGACGCCTTCGTCGAGCGCGCCGGGAAGGTTTACGGCCGCGCCGCAGGTAGCCTCCGATCGCTATCTTGA